The nucleotide sequence TCGGGTACTTACCCCAATGTTCATAAATTCATTACTGTATTTAGGTGTATTATCTCTTTCACTTGACTCATCCTGTCCTCTAACATTCTGAATCAGAAACAAACCAAAAAATAATACTATCGCGTACTTCATACAGTCTAAAATCAAAAGCAATTTAGCCATAGCCTTTGGATTGTCATACCCTCCATTCGTTGAACAATAGCTTATATACGACAAAGTGTAAATAATCTTATTTAATAACTAAATAAAGAATTTATATAATTATATAAAGAAAATTAAGCTTTATCTACAATTTTTCGGCAAGTACTTGGCCATACCAAGTACCTTTACGTATACAGCACCAGAAACCAAACCATGTAACGTGAATAGTTTGACAAGAAATGAAAGTATATGAATATTGAAAATACACAAGTTCAGATGAGGAAGGGAATCCTGGAATTTTGCATTTTGCATATAATTTCCAGGGGTGAGGTTTATGCTTCCGACATGCTTGAGGAGTTAACCTCAGCAAAGATCATGGTGGTAGAGGGAACTCTGTATCCACTTCTGACTAGATTACGAAAAGCAGGTCTGGTAGATTACAAGTGGGTGGAGTCAAAATCCGGGCCACCCAGAAAGTATTATACACTTACCAAGGAAGGCGATGAATTCCTAAGCGGTCTGGATCAAACATGGACAGAACTGGTTTCTTCCACCAAAAAAATTATCGCGAAAAAAAACACGAAGAAGTGAAATAACCGATCTGGTAATTCCATTTCGCACTAATAAAAGATTATACACATGAAAAAGAATATAAGTATCAACATTGGCGGTATCATATTCCACATCGAGGAAGAAGGCTTTGATAAACTCAAAAACTACCTCGATTCAGTCAATAAATACTTTTCCTCTTTCGAAGACAGCAAAGAGATCATTGAAGATATCGAAGGTAGGATAGCTGAAATATTCCTTTCAAAACTTGATGAGGGGAAACAAATTATTACGCCCGAAGATGTAAACGACCTCATCGCGACGATGGGTACTACCAAAGATTTCGAAGCGACCATCGAAAACGAGCCGGAGGTAAAAACCGAACAAAAGGAAGAGGCACAGGAGGAAGAAAAAACTGAAAAAGAAGAAATTCCAAAAAGTGGATATGAAAAAGCAAAACGGTTGTTTAGAGATAACAAACGAAAGGTTATTGGTGGTGTAGCTTCAGGTATTGCAAACTACTTTGGCATTGATCCTATTTGGGTTCGATTGCTCATGCTTGCCTTTTTATTCAACATCTTTTTCTGGGGGTTAAGCGGATTCATCTTCCTTGCCTATATCATCCTTTGGATTGCTATTCCAGGTAGTGATTCTCTAGATGAGGATAAAGCTATCAAAAAGCTATTTAGAAGTACTGATGATCGTGTGTTAGGTGGAGTTTCAGGAGGCATAGCCTCATACTTTGGCGCAGATCCTGTTGTCATCAGAGTGCTCTTTGTAATCTCTATTTTCCTAGGAGGTGCGGGCATTATCGCTTATTTAATCCTTTGGATTATCACCCCTGAAGCACGATCCATCACAGAGAAAATGCAGATGCAAGGTGAGCCTGTTACCATCTCCAACATTGAAGAGAGTGTAAAGAAGAGTTTGAATGTGAAAGAAGGAGAAGAAAACATTTTTGCTAAAATCCTTTTGTTTCCATTTCGTCTTATCGCCATGATCTTCAAAGCACTTGGAGAGATTCTCGGGCCACTATTGAAAGTTGCAATAGAAGTGTTAAGAATAGGATTTGGTGTCTTCCTAGTCTTCTTAGGATTTGTATTGATGATCACTTTTACCATCTCGCTTGCAGTACTTCTGGGTGTCGGTGGAGTGATGGAGAGCTGGGTTCATTTTGGTGACTTTCCAGCCTCAGAGATTTTCAATTCTGTAAGTAGTGTGATGGTTGCTTCGTCCTATATAGTATCAATGGTTCCTGCCTTAACTATCGCTCTTCTAGGCTTGGCAGTAATCATGAAAAGAAAAGTAACGAATGCCGCAGTGGCTTGGGGACTATTTGGACTTTGGC is from Marinobacter alexandrii and encodes:
- a CDS encoding PadR family transcriptional regulator encodes the protein MRKGILEFCILHIISRGEVYASDMLEELTSAKIMVVEGTLYPLLTRLRKAGLVDYKWVESKSGPPRKYYTLTKEGDEFLSGLDQTWTELVSSTKKIIAKKNTKK
- a CDS encoding PspC domain-containing protein, with protein sequence MKKNISINIGGIIFHIEEEGFDKLKNYLDSVNKYFSSFEDSKEIIEDIEGRIAEIFLSKLDEGKQIITPEDVNDLIATMGTTKDFEATIENEPEVKTEQKEEAQEEEKTEKEEIPKSGYEKAKRLFRDNKRKVIGGVASGIANYFGIDPIWVRLLMLAFLFNIFFWGLSGFIFLAYIILWIAIPGSDSLDEDKAIKKLFRSTDDRVLGGVSGGIASYFGADPVVIRVLFVISIFLGGAGIIAYLILWIITPEARSITEKMQMQGEPVTISNIEESVKKSLNVKEGEENIFAKILLFPFRLIAMIFKALGEILGPLLKVAIEVLRIGFGVFLVFLGFVLMITFTISLAVLLGVGGVMESWVHFGDFPASEIFNSVSSVMVASSYIVSMVPALTIALLGLAVIMKRKVTNAAVAWGLFGLWLIGMIGLAFSIPAVIRNYSVESTYKEEQTFALTEGIVDLKLNDLDWDGYNTVDLKIRGHEDSVYLLALEFDARGSSRSNAKENGEAVDYIVSQEGNTFYFDSQITFDEAPFRFQDVSAIFYVPYGKVFTMDYDLREILRNTLWIHSYSASDLGDNEWVFDEKGLKCLTCTDSGTRSLRNRPKYGSDAQEYQFTDFDEVKLISLFDFEIIQGDNYSVRLEGDQNDLDDVYLSQSGDELEIRYGKNVSWWKNRRGRDKIRIYIEMPELEYLHVTGASEGEVRGFSGSNIAFDITGASDVWADIEVESIEIDLTGASELTLIGRGDDLEADLVGASELDAFNFTVEDANVRAVGASTAKVYVTNELDANASGASKVRYRGDARVSSDSNGLSSVKRD